A window of Pseudomonadota bacterium contains these coding sequences:
- a CDS encoding multiple resistance and pH regulation protein F — MTDFYVGVALILLLTVVAGLIRVLRGPTAADRMMAAQLFGTCGVAILLLLTRGSGQLIFEDVALVFALLGALSTVAFVRRAWKAGDLKSDTEGLK; from the coding sequence ATGACGGACTTTTATGTGGGTGTGGCCCTTATTCTGCTGTTGACCGTGGTCGCCGGTCTTATCCGTGTCCTCCGAGGGCCGACGGCTGCCGACCGGATGATGGCTGCCCAGCTTTTCGGCACCTGCGGGGTGGCGATTCTCCTGCTCCTGACCCGGGGTTCGGGGCAGCTGATTTTTGAAGATGTCGCTCTGGTCTTTGCCTTGCTGGGCGCATTGTCCACTGTGGCTTTTGTCCGGCGGGCCTGGAAGGCTGGAGATTTGAAATCTGATACGGAGGGGCTGAAATGA
- a CDS encoding Na+/H+ antiporter subunit E — MPEPASCRLRPMSRRLVFYGVLWLILSKGDLNSWPFAVAAVLLSSWISIHLTGAGNCLIRPVALLRHLPWFFWKSFVSAVDVMVRVLNPKLPISPGLILYPLTLTRDGPRVLLANCITLLPGTISARFGEDHLIVHTLDTTLPVEESIKNLERMIGAVFRDEISVQEEFP, encoded by the coding sequence ATGCCCGAACCCGCATCCTGCAGATTGCGTCCGATGTCTCGCCGGCTTGTCTTCTATGGCGTCCTGTGGCTCATTCTCAGCAAGGGGGATCTGAACAGCTGGCCCTTTGCGGTGGCCGCTGTTCTGCTCTCTTCCTGGATCAGTATACATCTGACCGGTGCGGGAAATTGTCTGATCAGACCGGTTGCTCTCCTGCGGCATCTTCCTTGGTTTTTCTGGAAATCCTTTGTCAGCGCTGTTGATGTCATGGTCCGGGTCCTGAATCCGAAACTCCCCATCTCTCCAGGTCTTATCCTCTATCCTCTCACCCTTACCCGCGATGGCCCGAGGGTGTTGCTTGCCAATTGCATTACTCTGCTGCCGGGGACCATCTCTGCCAGGTTTGGTGAGGATCACCTGATTGTTCACACTCTGGACACCACTCTGCCGGTGGAGGAATCCATTAAAAATCTCGAAAGAATGATCGGGGCTGTTTTTCGGGATGAGATTTCCGTTCAGGAGGAGTTTCCGTGA